One segment of Gammaproteobacteria bacterium DNA contains the following:
- a CDS encoding UDP-2,3-diacylglucosamine diphosphatase, translating to MASLSYRSLWISDVHLGFKECKAEFLINFLNHCECEYLYLTGDLIDFWSLRRGGYWPAAHSEVLKAILAKARAGVRVWYVPGNHDEVVRDYLGLSVGGIEIVREIIHHTVDGRRLLVIHGDDCDSAVRCGGPLLNGLGDWAYDLLLFANRWYNHWRRRWNHSYWSLASFLKQRIGRATAYIARFEAAAAHEAARRGLDGVICGHIHHAALRDIHGVLYGNDGDWVESCTALAECADGSLEILRWNAQQAVIIAREPRGLLETAPAPGWATG from the coding sequence ATGGCCTCCCTAAGTTACCGCTCCCTGTGGATTTCTGATGTTCATCTCGGCTTCAAGGAATGCAAGGCTGAATTTCTGATCAATTTTCTGAATCATTGCGAATGCGAATATCTGTACCTGACCGGCGACCTGATCGACTTCTGGAGTCTGCGAAGAGGGGGGTATTGGCCAGCGGCGCATAGCGAAGTCCTTAAGGCAATTCTCGCTAAAGCGCGCGCCGGCGTTCGGGTGTGGTATGTGCCCGGTAATCATGATGAAGTCGTCCGCGATTATCTGGGACTGTCAGTCGGCGGCATCGAAATTGTTCGGGAGATTATCCACCATACGGTGGATGGCCGGCGTTTGCTGGTCATCCATGGCGACGATTGTGATTCGGCAGTGCGCTGCGGCGGGCCGTTGCTGAACGGGCTGGGCGACTGGGCTTATGACCTGCTGTTGTTCGCCAACCGTTGGTACAACCACTGGCGACGGCGCTGGAATCATTCCTATTGGTCTTTGGCCAGCTTTCTCAAACAGCGGATTGGCCGAGCCACTGCCTATATCGCCCGCTTTGAAGCGGCGGCGGCGCACGAAGCAGCGCGGCGGGGTTTGGACGGGGTCATTTGCGGCCATATTCATCACGCGGCGCTGCGCGACATTCACGGCGTACTGTATGGCAATGACGGCGACTGGGTGGAGAGTTGCACAGCGCTAGCAGAGTGCGCGGATGGGTCGCTGGAAATCCTGCGCTGGAATGCGCAACAGGCAGTCATTATCGCCCGCGAGCCGCGTGGACTGCTGGAAACTGCACCTGCCCCCGGCTGGGCAACGGGCTAA
- a CDS encoding DUF839 domain-containing protein — MFNKQPLLVSITALSLTLGAQAVYAQYENDVQEAYIAYYGRPADYTGLSYWDEQLASANGNLSMVIGSFGASAEYEARYGALDNSQLIDAVYRQLFNRDPEPAGKAFWVAALDSGLFNRQNATLAILLNAQGADGEIVANKVAVASAYTENLSTQCGAYGDIDEVVARLATVGLSSESMASAQAQLIAYSDSVTPALSFCPTPFPYSDAQKRAILASPAVRVNGVVSPIGYTTILRSGDTAGSGVFGQLVDIHGQVIREEDGSPRISNSNDFSSFIPVGDKLYMVSQFEDRPGAMYLSELDQADTGHISALSTHFIDQSSIHGGWVHCAGSVTPWNTHLGSEEYEPDARLFNFTTGTKITGSGQEDTYFHAMDAYFDGNRLAMDPYFWGYPIEVDVLNDSGETSITKHYGMGRMALELAKVMPDQRTAYMSDDGTNVGMFMFVADTAGDLSAGTLYGAKLTQTSPDDDANGGVFTIEWIKLGQSSDAEISALVDAKTTFDQIFTTADPVVDADGKDTGACPTGFTSVNHGHEATEGNTYHECLQLKSGMEKAATFLETRRYAAMMGVTTELSKEEGIAFDPANKKLYVSISDIRYGMENDKKKGVDNTTYDIGGPNDVRVAWNPCGGVYQYSLGSDTTIGSDYVVKDMSALVLGDPNSGTDENNTCNIDGIANPDNITYIPGYRTLIIGEDTGSGHQNDSIWAYNLDHRSLTRIQTTPYGSETTSPYFYANVGGHGYIMSVVQHPYGESDSDKQVTADEGRAYTGYIGPLPRLDQ, encoded by the coding sequence ATGTTCAACAAGCAACCATTGTTGGTTTCCATAACCGCCTTATCGCTTACCCTAGGGGCGCAAGCGGTCTACGCCCAATACGAAAATGACGTTCAAGAAGCTTACATCGCCTACTACGGACGCCCAGCAGACTATACGGGCCTAAGTTACTGGGACGAGCAACTCGCCAGTGCTAATGGCAATCTCTCGATGGTCATTGGCAGCTTCGGCGCTTCCGCCGAGTATGAAGCTCGCTACGGCGCGCTCGACAACAGCCAGTTGATTGACGCCGTCTATCGGCAGTTGTTTAACCGCGATCCTGAGCCAGCGGGTAAGGCATTCTGGGTAGCGGCGCTCGACAGCGGCCTGTTCAACCGGCAAAACGCTACCTTGGCCATCCTTTTGAATGCTCAGGGCGCCGATGGCGAGATCGTTGCCAACAAGGTCGCGGTCGCCAGCGCCTATACGGAGAATCTCTCTACACAGTGCGGCGCTTACGGCGACATTGATGAGGTCGTCGCCAGACTTGCGACAGTGGGCCTGAGCAGCGAGAGCATGGCTTCTGCGCAGGCTCAGCTGATCGCCTATAGCGACTCGGTCACCCCGGCGCTCAGCTTCTGTCCCACGCCGTTCCCTTATTCCGATGCGCAGAAGCGCGCGATTCTAGCTTCCCCTGCGGTGCGGGTTAATGGCGTTGTTTCGCCGATCGGTTATACCACTATCCTGCGCAGCGGCGACACCGCGGGTAGCGGCGTCTTCGGGCAACTGGTTGACATACATGGCCAAGTTATTCGAGAAGAAGACGGTTCTCCGCGCATCTCAAACAGCAACGACTTCTCTTCCTTCATTCCGGTTGGCGATAAGCTGTATATGGTTTCTCAGTTTGAAGACCGGCCAGGGGCAATGTATCTCTCCGAGCTTGATCAGGCGGATACCGGTCATATCAGCGCGCTCAGCACCCACTTCATCGACCAGTCCAGCATCCACGGCGGCTGGGTGCATTGCGCGGGTAGCGTGACGCCCTGGAATACCCATCTGGGTTCCGAAGAGTATGAGCCGGACGCTCGCCTGTTCAATTTCACTACAGGGACCAAGATCACCGGCTCTGGCCAGGAAGACACCTACTTTCATGCAATGGATGCCTATTTCGATGGTAATCGCCTGGCAATGGATCCCTACTTCTGGGGCTATCCGATCGAGGTCGATGTGCTAAATGATAGTGGCGAAACCTCGATTACTAAACACTACGGCATGGGCCGCATGGCGCTTGAGTTGGCTAAAGTCATGCCGGATCAACGCACCGCCTATATGTCCGACGATGGCACGAATGTCGGTATGTTCATGTTTGTTGCTGACACGGCAGGCGATCTGAGCGCTGGTACGCTGTATGGCGCCAAACTGACCCAGACCAGTCCGGACGACGATGCCAATGGCGGCGTTTTTACGATTGAGTGGATCAAGTTGGGGCAATCCTCCGACGCTGAGATTAGCGCTTTGGTAGACGCCAAAACCACATTTGATCAAATCTTCACCACTGCCGACCCGGTCGTGGACGCCGATGGCAAGGATACCGGCGCCTGCCCAACCGGCTTCACCTCAGTCAACCATGGGCATGAAGCGACCGAAGGCAACACTTATCATGAATGCCTGCAGCTCAAGTCCGGTATGGAAAAGGCAGCGACTTTCCTGGAGACGCGCCGTTATGCGGCGATGATGGGCGTCACTACCGAATTATCCAAGGAAGAGGGCATCGCTTTCGATCCAGCAAATAAAAAGCTCTATGTCTCTATCTCGGATATTCGCTATGGCATGGAGAACGACAAGAAGAAGGGTGTGGACAACACTACTTACGATATCGGCGGCCCCAATGACGTGCGGGTAGCCTGGAATCCCTGCGGCGGTGTCTATCAGTATTCGCTGGGTTCCGACACGACGATTGGTTCCGACTACGTTGTCAAGGATATGAGCGCTCTGGTGCTGGGTGATCCCAACAGTGGAACAGACGAAAACAACACCTGCAATATCGATGGCATCGCTAACCCGGACAATATTACTTACATTCCAGGTTATCGCACATTGATCATCGGCGAGGACACCGGATCGGGTCACCAGAACGACTCTATCTGGGCCTATAACCTGGATCATCGCAGCTTGACCCGGATCCAGACCACCCCCTACGGTTCGGAGACGACTTCGCCTTACTTCTACGCCAATGTTGGCGGTCATGGGTACATCATGAGCGTCGTCCAACATCCTTATGGCGAAAGCGACTCAGACAAGCAGGTCACTGCGGACGAAGGCCGTGCCTATACCGGGTATATCGGTCCCCTGCCGCGTCTGGATCAATGA